From Sphingopyxis sp. USTB-05, the proteins below share one genomic window:
- a CDS encoding dihydrodipicolinate synthase family protein: MSVIRTLWEGVYPAATTQFAEDLSVDYDATQRVQSALVDDGVTGLIILGTCGENNSLEPDEKRNILQGAVEAVAGRVPIVAGVSEFTTARAIQYAKDAEKLGADAIMLLPAMVYVPTPEELQAHFRAVAEATSLPIMLYNNPPAYRVDVDFATLEALRDVSNIVAIKESAPDPRRFTDVFNRFGDRYTVMAGLDDVALEGLFLGASGWVSGLTSAFPTESVRLVEAFNEGKYDEALAIYRWFMPLLHLDADHDLVQSIKLAEEIMGRGSERVRMPRLPLAGQRRKDVIAMVEKCAATQPSKIAA; this comes from the coding sequence ATGAGCGTGATAAGGACACTGTGGGAAGGCGTATATCCCGCAGCTACCACTCAATTCGCCGAAGATCTGTCGGTCGATTATGATGCAACCCAGCGTGTGCAGAGCGCGCTTGTCGACGACGGGGTGACCGGGCTCATCATTCTCGGCACGTGCGGCGAGAATAATTCGCTCGAACCCGACGAAAAGCGCAACATACTCCAGGGCGCGGTCGAGGCGGTCGCGGGGCGCGTGCCCATCGTCGCCGGTGTGTCCGAATTCACCACGGCGCGCGCGATCCAATATGCGAAGGACGCCGAAAAGCTGGGTGCCGATGCGATCATGTTGCTCCCCGCCATGGTCTATGTGCCGACGCCCGAGGAACTGCAGGCGCATTTCCGTGCGGTGGCTGAAGCGACCTCGCTGCCGATCATGCTCTATAACAACCCGCCCGCGTACCGTGTCGACGTCGATTTCGCGACGCTCGAGGCGCTGCGCGACGTGTCCAATATCGTCGCGATCAAGGAAAGCGCGCCCGATCCGCGCCGCTTCACCGACGTGTTCAACCGCTTCGGCGACCGCTATACGGTGATGGCAGGGCTCGACGACGTCGCGCTCGAAGGCCTGTTCCTCGGCGCCAGCGGCTGGGTCTCGGGCCTGACCAGCGCCTTCCCGACCGAATCTGTCCGTCTTGTCGAAGCGTTCAACGAGGGCAAATATGACGAGGCGCTGGCGATCTATCGCTGGTTCATGCCGCTGCTTCACCTCGACGCCGATCATGATTTGGTCCAGTCGATCAAGCTCGCCGAAGAAATCATGGGGCGCGGCTCCGAACGCGTCCGCATGCCGCGCCTGCCGCTCGCCGGCCAGCGCCGCAAGGATGTGATCGCGATGGTCGAAAAATGCGCGGCGACCCAGCCAAGCAAGATCGCGGCATAA
- a CDS encoding amino acid permease, whose amino-acid sequence MASGLFGPVKPIAVAQQEAGHSLRATLSWPHLVALGVGAIVGTGIYTLTGVGAERAGPAVILAFAIAGAVCACAALAYAELATMIPTSGSAYTYTYSVLGETLAWIVGWSLILEYSLACSTVAVGWSGYLVGWIQSAGIHLPPALLSGPHAGGIVNLPAVLVALGVAGMLMAGTRESATLNIILVVIKLVALSIFVAFAAPAFNADNLQPFMPYGFASHVDASGATKGVMAAAAIVFFAFYGFDAVATSAEETKNPKRDLTIGIIGSMAICTLIYMLVAISAVGAMHYTTLGNSPEPLALVLRTLGHPAASHLVALAALIALPSVILVMMYGQSRVFFVMSRDGLLPRSLSRVSARTGTPVFVTGVTGVFVAAVAGFFRLDEIAELANAGTLIAFIAVGVCLMVLRKKAPDLPRVFRCPAPYVVGTLAVLGCLYLLFSLPSMTLVRFLGWNILGVLVYLAYGRARSLARRDQAVVGI is encoded by the coding sequence GTGGCATCAGGTTTGTTCGGGCCGGTAAAGCCCATCGCGGTCGCGCAGCAGGAGGCGGGGCATAGCCTGCGCGCCACGCTGAGCTGGCCGCATCTCGTCGCGCTCGGGGTGGGCGCGATCGTCGGGACCGGCATCTATACATTGACCGGCGTCGGCGCCGAGAGGGCGGGCCCCGCGGTGATCCTGGCCTTTGCGATCGCGGGCGCGGTCTGCGCCTGCGCCGCGCTCGCCTATGCCGAACTCGCGACGATGATCCCCACATCGGGCAGCGCCTATACCTACACCTATTCGGTGCTCGGTGAGACGCTCGCCTGGATCGTCGGGTGGAGCCTGATCCTCGAATATTCGCTGGCCTGTTCGACCGTCGCAGTCGGCTGGTCGGGCTATCTGGTCGGCTGGATCCAGTCGGCGGGCATCCATCTGCCGCCCGCCCTGCTGTCCGGCCCGCACGCCGGCGGCATCGTCAACCTGCCCGCGGTCCTCGTCGCGCTCGGCGTGGCGGGCATGCTGATGGCCGGGACGCGCGAGAGCGCGACGCTCAACATCATCCTCGTGGTCATCAAGCTTGTCGCGCTGTCGATCTTCGTCGCCTTTGCAGCGCCCGCTTTCAACGCCGACAATCTCCAACCCTTCATGCCCTATGGCTTTGCCAGCCATGTCGACGCGAGCGGCGCGACCAAGGGAGTGATGGCCGCTGCCGCGATCGTCTTCTTCGCCTTTTACGGCTTTGACGCGGTTGCGACCTCGGCCGAGGAAACGAAGAATCCCAAGCGCGACCTGACGATCGGTATCATCGGGTCGATGGCGATCTGCACGCTCATCTATATGCTCGTCGCGATCAGCGCGGTCGGCGCGATGCATTATACGACGCTCGGCAATTCGCCCGAACCGCTGGCGCTGGTGCTCCGCACGCTCGGCCACCCGGCCGCCTCGCACCTCGTCGCGCTGGCAGCGCTCATCGCGTTGCCGTCGGTCATCCTCGTAATGATGTACGGGCAGAGCCGCGTCTTCTTCGTGATGAGCCGCGACGGCCTGCTGCCGCGATCGTTGAGCCGCGTGTCCGCACGCACGGGCACGCCGGTGTTCGTCACCGGCGTGACGGGTGTCTTCGTCGCGGCCGTGGCCGGCTTCTTCCGCCTCGATGAAATCGCCGAACTGGCCAATGCCGGCACGCTGATCGCCTTCATCGCGGTCGGCGTCTGCCTGATGGTACTGCGCAAGAAGGCACCCGACCTGCCGCGCGTGTTCCGCTGCCCGGCGCCCTATGTGGTCGGCACGCTCGCGGTGCTCGGCTGCCTCTATCTGCTGTTCAGCCTGCCCAGCATGACGCTGGTCCGCTTTCTCGGATGGAACATCCTCGGCGTCCTCGTCTATCTCGCTTATGGCCGCGCGCGCAGCCTCGCGCGGCGCGATCAGGCGGTGGTGGGGATCTGA
- a CDS encoding GntR family transcriptional regulator: MSLIIRNLSDQLVDLVRDRILSGAVSSDHAIRQDALAAELGVSKIPLREALARLEEEGLVRSQANRGFFVRPLSAEEAREVYELRIKLEPEATALAALRATEADHAHAIETLETLDHVTDEHGDGVGAFNRAFHRALFRPCGQPITVSILERLQVLSERYVRVHLEPLGRDERANEEHHQLLEAWLARDAGKITVLVDAHIRKTLDDLRQQLVDG, encoded by the coding sequence ATGAGCCTCATCATCAGAAACCTGTCCGACCAGCTGGTGGACCTTGTCCGCGACCGCATCCTTTCGGGTGCCGTTTCCAGCGACCATGCAATCCGTCAGGACGCACTCGCGGCCGAACTCGGCGTCAGCAAGATACCGCTGCGCGAGGCGCTCGCGCGTCTCGAAGAGGAAGGGCTGGTCCGCTCGCAGGCGAACCGCGGCTTCTTCGTCCGGCCACTCAGCGCCGAAGAGGCGCGGGAAGTTTATGAGCTGCGCATCAAGCTGGAGCCCGAGGCGACCGCGCTCGCCGCGCTCCGCGCCACCGAGGCCGACCACGCCCACGCGATCGAAACGCTCGAAACGCTTGACCATGTCACCGACGAACATGGCGACGGCGTCGGCGCCTTTAACCGCGCGTTTCACCGCGCGCTGTTCCGCCCGTGCGGCCAGCCGATCACAGTCAGCATTCTCGAGCGCCTGCAGGTGCTGTCCGAACGTTATGTCCGCGTCCATCTCGAACCGCTCGGACGCGACGAGCGCGCGAACGAAGAACATCACCAGCTACTCGAAGCCTGGCTGGCGCGCGACGCCGGCAAGATCACGGTGCTGGTCGATGCGCATATCCGCAAGACACTCGACGATCTGCGTCAGCAACTCGTCGACGGCTGA
- a CDS encoding FAD-binding oxidoreductase yields the protein MPNDFPSRPSNPQNAVVIGGGVVGLATAIALQKRGISVILIDSPPASPAASWGNAGHIAIEQVEPLASRATIRSMPRRLFWRGGALSLPWRDIGAWLPFSLRLVAATRPARFAAGRKALGEVLGDAMGAWRRLLNRIGASDLLIEDGHFILWESEESAQAGRAHWATTDIGQAHMRDATPAELEQLAALTSVAIGGAVHISGSGQIADLDALGRALRAAFDAAGGLRIETKIDRLKIEDGRAIAIAADGAHHAADAMVIAGGAGSGALMASIGQRVPIIAERGYHIQSADTGWPQGMPPVVFEDRSMIVTRFRSGLRAASFVEFGRGASPADPRKWARLRSHVAALGLSFGLPGAEWMGARPTLPDYLPAIGRSDRAANLFYAFGHQHLGLTLAATTGDAIAALVTGDAPPFDLSPFDLKRFGA from the coding sequence ATGCCAAATGATTTTCCATCCCGCCCGTCCAACCCGCAAAATGCCGTCGTAATCGGCGGCGGCGTCGTCGGACTCGCCACCGCGATCGCGCTGCAAAAGCGTGGTATTTCAGTCATATTGATCGATTCGCCCCCGGCATCCCCTGCCGCATCATGGGGCAATGCGGGGCATATCGCCATCGAACAGGTCGAACCGCTCGCATCGCGCGCGACGATCCGCTCGATGCCGCGCCGCCTGTTCTGGCGCGGCGGGGCGTTGTCCTTGCCGTGGCGCGATATCGGCGCCTGGCTGCCCTTTTCCCTTCGGCTGGTCGCGGCGACGCGCCCCGCGCGCTTCGCGGCGGGACGAAAGGCACTTGGCGAGGTGCTTGGCGATGCGATGGGTGCGTGGCGCCGGCTGCTGAACCGAATCGGAGCAAGCGACCTCTTGATCGAGGATGGCCATTTCATCCTTTGGGAAAGCGAAGAGAGCGCCCAAGCGGGCCGCGCGCATTGGGCGACGACCGACATCGGGCAAGCGCATATGCGCGATGCAACGCCGGCCGAGCTGGAACAGTTGGCGGCACTCACCTCAGTCGCAATAGGCGGCGCGGTGCATATTTCGGGATCGGGCCAGATCGCTGACCTTGATGCGCTGGGCAGGGCGCTACGCGCCGCATTCGACGCCGCCGGGGGCTTGCGAATCGAAACGAAGATCGACCGCCTGAAGATTGAGGATGGTCGTGCCATCGCCATAGCCGCCGACGGGGCGCACCACGCCGCCGATGCAATGGTGATCGCGGGCGGCGCCGGGTCAGGGGCGCTGATGGCGTCGATCGGCCAGCGTGTGCCGATCATCGCCGAGCGTGGCTATCACATCCAGTCGGCGGATACCGGATGGCCGCAGGGCATGCCGCCGGTCGTATTCGAGGACCGGTCGATGATCGTCACCCGTTTTCGCTCGGGACTGCGCGCCGCGAGCTTCGTCGAATTCGGCCGCGGCGCCAGCCCCGCCGATCCGCGCAAATGGGCGCGGCTGCGCAGCCATGTCGCGGCGCTTGGCCTGTCATTCGGCCTGCCCGGTGCCGAATGGATGGGCGCGCGGCCGACCTTGCCCGACTATCTGCCCGCGATCGGGCGGAGCGACCGTGCAGCGAACCTTTTCTATGCGTTCGGGCACCAGCATCTGGGCCTGACCCTCGCGGCGACCACCGGCGATGCTATTGCCGCGCTGGTTACGGGCGACGCGCCGCCCTTCGATCTTTCCCCCTTCGACCTCAAGCGTTTTGGAGCCTGA
- a CDS encoding Xaa-Pro peptidase family protein, with translation MSNGIGGSTAAQELADITLWANRAAPIAAAEREQRIEKARRLMHANGADALLIGAGASLRYFAGIPWGASERLVAMLLPRTGKPIVIAPAFELGTLEADLKIEVELRLWEEDESPSALVVGALQDVGAATLAIDPAMAFLFVDRIRRAGPSLDIIDGGPIVDGCRMQKSAAELALLQQAKSMTLEVHRRAARILAPGIRASEVTRFLDEAHRAIGAPAGNSFCIVQFGRSTAFPHGLPGDAELREGEVVLIDVGCVIEGYHSDITRTYVFGDATEEQRHIWSLEKEAQAAAFDAALPGEPCESVDAAARAVLEKAGLGPDYRLPGLPHRTGHGIGLSIHEPAYLVRGDTTPLAPGMCFSNEPMIVLPDRFGVRLEDHFYMTESGAKWFTEPSPAIDRPFG, from the coding sequence ATGAGCAATGGAATCGGCGGATCGACCGCCGCACAGGAACTTGCCGACATCACCCTCTGGGCGAATCGCGCCGCGCCGATCGCGGCGGCGGAACGCGAGCAGCGCATCGAAAAGGCGCGGCGGCTGATGCACGCGAACGGCGCGGATGCGCTGTTGATCGGGGCGGGCGCTAGCCTGCGCTATTTCGCCGGCATCCCGTGGGGCGCAAGCGAAAGGCTCGTCGCGATGCTCTTGCCGCGCACGGGAAAACCCATCGTGATCGCGCCCGCGTTCGAACTCGGAACGCTAGAGGCTGACCTCAAGATCGAAGTAGAATTGCGATTGTGGGAGGAAGACGAGAGCCCGTCCGCGCTCGTCGTCGGCGCTTTGCAAGACGTCGGCGCGGCGACGCTTGCGATCGATCCGGCGATGGCATTCCTGTTTGTCGACCGTATTCGGCGCGCGGGCCCTTCGCTCGATATCATCGATGGCGGCCCGATCGTCGACGGATGCCGGATGCAGAAGTCGGCGGCCGAACTCGCGCTGCTCCAACAGGCGAAGTCGATGACGCTCGAAGTGCATCGCCGCGCCGCGCGCATCCTTGCCCCCGGCATCCGCGCGAGCGAGGTAACGCGTTTCCTCGACGAAGCGCACCGTGCGATCGGGGCGCCGGCCGGCAACAGCTTCTGCATCGTCCAGTTCGGCCGTTCGACGGCGTTCCCGCATGGACTGCCGGGCGACGCCGAGTTGCGGGAGGGCGAGGTCGTGCTGATCGACGTCGGCTGCGTCATCGAAGGCTATCATTCGGACATCACGCGCACCTATGTCTTTGGCGACGCGACCGAGGAACAGCGGCATATCTGGTCGCTCGAAAAGGAAGCGCAGGCCGCGGCATTCGACGCAGCGCTGCCCGGCGAACCATGCGAGTCGGTCGACGCCGCGGCGCGCGCGGTGCTAGAAAAGGCGGGGCTCGGCCCGGATTATCGCCTGCCCGGCCTGCCGCACCGTACGGGCCACGGTATCGGGCTGTCGATCCACGAGCCCGCCTATCTGGTGCGCGGCGACACGACGCCGCTCGCGCCCGGCATGTGCTTTTCGAATGAGCCCATGATTGTCCTGCCCGACCGCTTCGGCGTCAGGCTGGAGGATCATTTC
- a CDS encoding gamma-glutamyltransferase family protein, which produces MHRRTLLAAVPAAALLPTTGFAQGGQPKPAPKASGSVPPLWEAGEDRFVRPDVQGGDRPVGASFASRTAAYGLHGAAGTAHPLATQAGIDILKRGGSAVDAAIAINACLGLLEPTANGIGGDVYAMIWDPKTKKLAGLAGSGKSPRGLDLATVRSRAKGGTLPAYGAISVSVPGAVDGWWTMHQRYGKLPWKELFEPVIAHAEAGAPVPDMIAYYIRRALANFRQPGRGIEEIDNAMRTWGVNDGKGPNAGQVFRNPDLARTFRLIAEGGRDAFYSGEIARTIDSYFKRIGGWLRYEDLAAHKSEWIEPHKTGYRGTDVYALGANTQGIATLQMLNILENFDLKGAGFQSALSIHLQAEAKRLAYEDRARYYADPHFANVPVEWLISKDYAAERAKLIRPDRLLSPVYPGKAPSRGDTTYFSCADKDGMMVSMIQSNFRGMGSGLVADGLGFMFQDRGQLFSLADGHPNIYAPGKRPFQTIIPGFAARGDVPWMSFGVMGGDMQPQGQAQIVINRVDYGLEIQAAGDSPRWHHEGSSETMGEDSPDDGINGVLRLESGVPAATQRQLADIGWTLGESDGGFGRYQCVEHRMDGKTRVYAAASEMRADGCALAY; this is translated from the coding sequence ATGCATCGTCGCACACTCCTTGCCGCCGTTCCGGCCGCCGCACTGCTGCCGACCACGGGTTTCGCACAGGGCGGCCAGCCCAAGCCCGCGCCCAAGGCGAGCGGGTCGGTACCGCCGCTGTGGGAGGCGGGCGAGGACCGTTTCGTCCGGCCCGACGTTCAGGGCGGCGACCGCCCGGTCGGGGCGAGCTTTGCCTCGCGCACCGCGGCCTATGGTCTCCATGGTGCCGCCGGCACCGCGCATCCGCTCGCAACGCAGGCGGGCATCGACATTTTGAAGCGCGGCGGGTCGGCGGTCGATGCGGCGATCGCGATCAATGCATGCCTCGGCCTCCTCGAACCGACCGCGAACGGCATCGGCGGCGACGTCTATGCAATGATCTGGGACCCGAAGACGAAGAAGCTCGCCGGGCTTGCGGGATCGGGGAAAAGCCCGCGCGGGCTCGACCTCGCAACGGTGCGGTCGCGCGCCAAGGGCGGGACATTGCCCGCTTATGGCGCGATCAGCGTTTCGGTTCCGGGCGCTGTCGACGGCTGGTGGACGATGCACCAGCGTTACGGAAAACTGCCGTGGAAAGAGTTGTTCGAACCCGTCATCGCGCATGCCGAGGCCGGCGCGCCGGTGCCCGACATGATCGCTTATTATATCCGCCGCGCGCTCGCCAATTTCCGCCAGCCCGGTCGCGGGATCGAGGAAATCGACAATGCGATGCGCACCTGGGGCGTCAATGACGGCAAGGGACCGAATGCGGGGCAGGTGTTCCGCAACCCCGACCTGGCGCGCACCTTCCGCCTGATCGCCGAAGGCGGCCGCGACGCATTCTACTCTGGCGAGATCGCGCGGACCATCGACAGCTATTTCAAGCGGATCGGCGGCTGGCTGCGCTACGAGGATCTTGCCGCGCACAAGTCGGAATGGATCGAGCCGCACAAGACCGGTTATCGCGGCACCGACGTCTATGCGCTCGGCGCGAATACGCAGGGCATCGCGACGCTGCAGATGCTGAACATTCTCGAGAATTTCGACCTGAAGGGCGCCGGCTTCCAGTCGGCGCTGTCGATCCATTTGCAGGCCGAGGCCAAGCGCCTCGCCTATGAGGATCGCGCGCGTTACTATGCCGATCCGCATTTCGCCAATGTTCCGGTCGAATGGCTCATCTCAAAGGATTATGCGGCCGAGCGCGCGAAGCTGATCCGTCCCGACCGTTTGCTGTCGCCGGTCTATCCGGGGAAAGCCCCGAGCCGCGGCGACACCACCTATTTCAGCTGCGCCGACAAGGACGGCATGATGGTGTCGATGATCCAGTCGAACTTCCGCGGCATGGGATCGGGACTCGTCGCCGACGGGCTCGGCTTCATGTTCCAGGATCGCGGGCAATTGTTCAGCTTGGCTGACGGTCATCCCAATATTTATGCGCCGGGCAAGCGGCCGTTCCAGACGATCATTCCGGGTTTCGCCGCACGCGGCGACGTGCCGTGGATGAGCTTTGGCGTGATGGGCGGGGACATGCAGCCGCAGGGCCAGGCGCAGATCGTCATCAACCGCGTCGATTATGGGCTGGAGATCCAGGCGGCGGGCGACTCGCCGCGCTGGCACCATGAGGGGTCGTCCGAGACGATGGGCGAGGATTCGCCCGATGACGGCATCAATGGCGTGCTGCGGCTCGAAAGCGGCGTGCCCGCGGCGACGCAGCGGCAACTGGCCGACATCGGCTGGACTCTGGGCGAGTCCGATGGCGGCTTCGGGCGCTATCAGTGCGTCGAACATCGCATGGACGGCAAGACGCGCGTCTATGCCGCGGCCAGCGAGATGCGCGCGGATGGGTGTGCGCTGGCTTATTGA
- a CDS encoding DUF885 family protein, with protein sequence MNGVSVARTIALALAAFTAQAAIAQSPTSANADARLKALYEREWDWRQQQGLRSGRGGDGDGPTHLPKVDAATQKARLDYWTKALAELDAIPVDQLSPEEKINAAVFRQSIETMANDIKYKTYEAPFNADTFFWSGLNPRSGGFATAQAYRNYIARMRDIPRFFDEQTANMRAGLARGFSVPQIAVQGRDVTIKPYLPADQTNSFYDAFKEMPSTIPAAEQASLRAEGEKVIRETVAPAYAKLYAFIRDDYMKKARTTLAGEKQPDGKAFYQAQIKGFTTLDLTPEQIHQMGLKEVARIKAEMEQVKASTGFKGDMPAFLKFLRTDPQFYPKTPYELLAKSSYVAKRMDAKLPETIGFLPRRRFAILPVPPALAPIYTGGRGGLESCLMNTYDLPSRPLYTLTALTIHECNPGHSFQSAVAQEATRRPAFRRGTGFSGYGEGWALYWEWMGSKLGMYETPYEDFGRLSYEMWRASRLVIDTGIHHYGWSRQQAQDYLRGNTALSEHEITTEIDRYIAWPGQALAYKLGEMLIRRKRAEAEAALGDKFDQRNFHDAILALGSVPLPVLEARLDQFIADGGVNPPGFNPALPEVASAPAS encoded by the coding sequence ATGAACGGAGTTTCGGTGGCGCGGACGATCGCGCTGGCGCTGGCGGCCTTCACCGCGCAGGCGGCGATTGCACAGTCGCCTACGTCGGCCAATGCCGATGCGCGGCTCAAGGCGCTGTACGAGCGCGAATGGGATTGGCGCCAGCAACAGGGCTTGCGCAGCGGGCGCGGCGGCGACGGCGACGGCCCGACCCATCTGCCCAAGGTCGACGCCGCGACGCAGAAGGCGCGGCTCGATTACTGGACCAAGGCGCTCGCCGAACTCGACGCGATCCCCGTCGACCAACTTTCGCCCGAGGAAAAGATCAACGCAGCGGTGTTCCGCCAGTCGATCGAAACGATGGCGAACGACATCAAATATAAGACCTATGAGGCGCCCTTCAACGCCGACACCTTCTTCTGGTCGGGGCTGAACCCGCGCAGCGGCGGGTTCGCGACCGCGCAGGCCTATCGCAACTATATCGCCCGGATGCGCGACATCCCGCGTTTCTTCGACGAGCAGACCGCGAATATGCGCGCCGGCCTCGCGCGCGGGTTCAGCGTGCCGCAGATCGCGGTGCAGGGACGCGACGTGACGATCAAGCCGTACCTGCCCGCCGACCAGACCAACAGCTTCTACGACGCGTTCAAGGAAATGCCCTCGACGATCCCCGCCGCCGAACAGGCGTCGCTGCGCGCCGAGGGCGAGAAAGTGATCCGCGAGACCGTCGCGCCCGCCTATGCCAAACTCTACGCCTTCATCCGCGATGACTATATGAAGAAGGCGCGCACCACCCTGGCGGGTGAAAAACAGCCCGACGGCAAGGCCTTTTACCAGGCGCAGATCAAGGGTTTCACGACACTCGACCTGACCCCCGAGCAGATTCACCAGATGGGGCTCAAGGAAGTCGCGCGAATCAAGGCCGAAATGGAGCAGGTCAAGGCGAGCACCGGCTTCAAGGGCGACATGCCGGCGTTCCTGAAATTCCTGCGCACCGACCCGCAATTCTATCCCAAGACGCCGTACGAGCTGCTCGCCAAATCATCTTATGTCGCGAAGCGGATGGACGCGAAGCTGCCCGAGACGATCGGCTTCCTGCCGCGGCGCCGCTTTGCGATCCTGCCGGTACCGCCGGCGCTGGCGCCGATCTATACGGGCGGGCGCGGCGGGCTCGAAAGCTGCCTGATGAACACCTATGATCTGCCGTCGCGGCCGCTCTATACATTAACGGCGCTTACCATCCACGAATGCAATCCCGGCCACAGCTTCCAGTCGGCGGTCGCGCAGGAAGCGACGCGGCGCCCGGCCTTCCGACGCGGCACCGGTTTTTCGGGCTATGGCGAGGGGTGGGCACTCTATTGGGAATGGATGGGCAGCAAGCTTGGCATGTATGAGACGCCGTACGAGGATTTCGGCCGCCTCTCCTATGAGATGTGGCGCGCGTCGCGGCTCGTGATCGACACCGGCATCCACCATTATGGCTGGAGCCGTCAGCAGGCGCAGGACTATCTGCGCGGCAATACCGCGCTGTCCGAACATGAGATCACGACCGAGATCGACCGCTATATCGCGTGGCCCGGACAGGCGCTCGCCTACAAGCTCGGCGAGATGCTGATCCGCCGCAAGCGCGCCGAGGCCGAGGCCGCGCTCGGCGACAAGTTCGACCAGCGCAACTTCCACGATGCGATCCTCGCGCTGGGTTCGGTGCCGCTGCCGGTGCTCGAGGCGCGGCTCGACCAGTTCATCGCCGACGGCGGGGTCAACCCGCCCGGCTTTAACCCTGCGCTGCCGGAGGTCGCCAGCGCCCCTGCGTCCTGA
- a CDS encoding 4-hydroxyproline epimerase — MRHTFFCIDGHTAGNPVRLVAGGAPLVRGGSMGERRQDFLDRFDWIRTSLCFEPRGHDMMSGGFLYPPTQPDSDIGILFIETSGCLPMCGHGTIGLVTFGLENGLITPRVPGKLRVEVPAGIIDIEYGTEGDRVSWVRIRNVPSYLAAEGIEIDVPGFGRLKVDVAYGGNYYAIIEPQGPYIGLEALGASRIVDLSRTIRSLMQAAYEPVHPVDDRIRGISHVMWTDRPKGEGADGRNAVFYGERAIDRSPCGTGTSARMAQLVAKGRLQVGDHFVHESYICSRFIGRVEDSAMLGDTPGIIPSIEGSAIATGFNTIWVDHADSFWNGFSVL, encoded by the coding sequence ATGCGCCACACTTTCTTCTGCATCGACGGCCACACTGCCGGAAATCCGGTCCGGCTGGTCGCCGGTGGCGCGCCGCTCGTCCGCGGAGGGTCGATGGGCGAGCGGCGTCAGGATTTTCTCGATCGGTTCGACTGGATCCGGACCAGCCTCTGCTTCGAGCCGCGCGGGCATGACATGATGTCGGGCGGGTTTCTTTACCCGCCCACCCAGCCGGACAGCGACATCGGCATATTGTTCATCGAAACGAGCGGCTGCCTTCCGATGTGCGGCCACGGGACGATCGGCCTTGTCACCTTCGGGCTCGAGAACGGGCTGATCACCCCGCGCGTGCCCGGCAAGCTGCGCGTCGAGGTTCCGGCGGGTATCATCGATATCGAATATGGCACAGAGGGCGACCGTGTGTCGTGGGTGCGCATCCGCAACGTCCCCTCCTATCTCGCGGCCGAGGGCATCGAAATCGACGTCCCCGGCTTTGGCCGGCTAAAGGTCGATGTCGCATATGGCGGCAATTATTACGCGATCATCGAGCCCCAGGGTCCGTATATCGGTCTTGAGGCGCTCGGTGCGTCGCGGATCGTCGATCTGAGCCGCACCATAAGGTCGCTGATGCAGGCCGCGTACGAACCGGTACATCCCGTTGACGACCGTATCCGTGGCATCAGCCATGTCATGTGGACCGACCGGCCCAAGGGCGAAGGCGCCGACGGCCGCAACGCGGTCTTTTATGGCGAACGCGCGATCGATCGCAGCCCTTGCGGTACGGGCACGTCAGCGCGGATGGCGCAGCTCGTTGCCAAGGGACGGCTGCAGGTTGGCGACCATTTCGTCCACGAAAGCTATATCTGCAGCCGCTTCATCGGCCGGGTCGAGGACAGCGCGATGCTCGGTGATACGCCGGGCATCATTCCCTCGATCGAAGGGTCGGCGATCGCCACCGGATTCAACACGATCTGGGTCGATCACGCTGACAGCTTCTGGAATGGATTTTCGGTGCTATGA